From Chlorogloeopsis sp. ULAP01, a single genomic window includes:
- the ssuE gene encoding NADPH-dependent FMN reductase — MTNILAIAGSPSHPSRTYAILEYASKILLQQDLQTDIISVRDLPAQDLAFGRYDSPALEQPKALLAKASGVIISTPIYKAAYTGVLKAFLDLLPQKALAGKVVLPIATGGTIAHLLSVEYALKPVLSELGARHILSTVYAVDKQIQIQADGSVQLDEEIEQRLKDVLNEFAQAVNHSQNIAKELAHAG; from the coding sequence GTAGCCCTTCCCATCCTTCCAGAACCTATGCAATTTTAGAATATGCTAGCAAGATTCTTTTACAGCAAGATTTACAGACAGATATTATTTCTGTACGGGATTTACCAGCACAAGATTTGGCATTTGGACGTTATGATAGTCCAGCATTAGAACAACCAAAAGCATTATTAGCAAAGGCAAGTGGAGTAATTATATCTACTCCCATATATAAAGCAGCGTACACAGGCGTACTTAAAGCATTTCTAGATTTATTACCCCAAAAAGCATTGGCGGGTAAAGTTGTACTACCAATAGCAACAGGTGGAACAATTGCTCATTTATTATCAGTTGAGTATGCCTTGAAACCTGTGTTATCTGAGTTAGGTGCGCGGCACATATTGAGTACAGTCTATGCTGTAGATAAACAAATTCAAATTCAAGCTGATGGTAGCGTGCAACTTGATGAAGAAATTGAGCAAAGATTAAAAGATGTTCTAAATGAGTTTGCTCAAGCAGTGAACCATTCCCAGAATATTGCTAAAGAGCTTGCCCATGCCGGTTAG
- a CDS encoding L-histidine N(alpha)-methyltransferase — protein sequence MPNSRGLKVRKEYIPQVRSAQKRSHFVSQAQLAEAVEIALCTVQRFLHGKPVDKEIFLKICEALGLPWEKFADLDDTSIDPKPLVQKFSVSIRDLSNQAALSCAQQLHEALETDGQAVLIADSWLQCSDEELEQYECFLLLVSKNSVADIIMKEVKRVRQLCNTQPNKILLLIHIKESIALPLNHPLHKELQGIEHSEWQSSTDSQTLVVKIIELLESKSIFTDDLEDLVNNVSRLELTSNWLLTYVGENPLYKLNDFIIDLKNKENRRIQSGYSYCGVGPTRMWNNACYDPAYHMLNNIQRFPQYARKLTHLVDKNCYNFVSLGVGEGTKDKGIISDFFNEDGNTQPRDNFLYVPVDMSREMLRVAIGAVQELPVHRRIAIQRDIETQDGMTEIAQIAQIFGQQQPIMYGFIGNTIANVEKPKQVLDNIVRVMRDDDLLLFEVQIIDPYKLEPRNFQRTISSIQAEYENISFRKFAFSALLQNAFLNLTPIERDDFYTVEVSSNDWQNYGQVIQIDCFFENKSTKPLHIILAEEENIILNPQEKIRLYRSRKFLQSTLHNFIEARSLRIIGEEMYLHEEKGTGFVVMMLERQK from the coding sequence ATGCCAAACTCAAGAGGACTCAAAGTTCGCAAAGAGTATATTCCACAAGTTAGATCTGCTCAGAAGCGTAGTCACTTTGTAAGTCAAGCACAATTAGCAGAAGCAGTAGAAATTGCTCTATGTACTGTCCAAAGATTCTTGCATGGGAAACCTGTTGATAAGGAGATTTTTCTGAAAATCTGTGAAGCGTTAGGTCTACCATGGGAGAAATTTGCTGACTTGGATGACACTTCTATTGACCCCAAACCACTCGTACAAAAGTTTAGTGTCAGTATTAGGGATCTCAGTAATCAAGCTGCACTATCTTGTGCTCAACAATTACATGAAGCTTTGGAGACAGATGGACAAGCAGTATTAATAGCTGATAGCTGGTTACAATGTAGCGACGAAGAACTAGAGCAATACGAGTGTTTCCTGCTGCTAGTTTCCAAAAACTCAGTAGCAGACATCATTATGAAAGAAGTGAAACGGGTTCGGCAGTTGTGTAATACTCAACCTAACAAAATTCTTTTACTTATTCATATTAAAGAATCAATAGCCTTACCGCTTAACCATCCTCTACATAAAGAGCTTCAAGGCATTGAACATTCAGAGTGGCAATCATCAACTGATTCTCAAACCCTGGTAGTAAAAATTATAGAATTGCTGGAGAGTAAATCAATATTTACAGATGATTTAGAAGATTTAGTAAATAATGTATCTAGGCTAGAACTTACAAGTAATTGGTTACTAACTTATGTTGGTGAAAATCCATTGTATAAGTTAAATGATTTTATTATTGACTTGAAAAACAAAGAAAATCGTCGAATTCAATCTGGATATTCTTACTGTGGTGTAGGTCCCACTCGAATGTGGAATAATGCCTGCTATGACCCTGCTTACCATATGCTAAATAATATTCAAAGATTTCCTCAATATGCTAGAAAGCTTACTCATTTAGTCGATAAGAATTGCTATAACTTCGTTAGTCTTGGTGTGGGTGAGGGAACTAAGGATAAAGGTATTATCTCAGATTTCTTCAACGAAGATGGCAACACTCAGCCCCGTGACAATTTTTTATATGTTCCAGTTGATATGAGTCGCGAAATGTTAAGAGTAGCAATTGGAGCAGTTCAAGAGTTACCAGTTCATCGTCGCATTGCTATTCAACGGGACATTGAAACTCAAGATGGTATGACAGAGATTGCTCAAATTGCCCAAATATTTGGACAACAACAACCCATAATGTATGGGTTTATTGGTAACACAATCGCTAATGTTGAGAAACCGAAGCAAGTTCTTGATAACATTGTGCGAGTTATGAGAGATGATGATCTACTACTTTTTGAGGTTCAGATTATTGACCCTTACAAACTAGAGCCAAGAAATTTTCAGAGAACAATAAGTTCTATTCAAGCAGAGTATGAAAATATCTCCTTTCGGAAGTTTGCATTTAGCGCTCTTCTACAGAACGCTTTTCTAAACCTGACTCCGATTGAGAGGGATGATTTCTATACAGTTGAGGTATCCTCGAACGATTGGCAGAATTATGGTCAGGTAATACAAATTGATTGTTTTTTTGAAAATAAAAGCACCAAGCCACTTCACATAATACTTGCAGAGGAGGAAAATATAATATTAAATCCACAAGAAAAAATCCGCCTTTATCGGTCTCGAAAGTTTCTTCAAAGCACTCTTCACAACTTTATTGAAGCCAGGAGTCTCAGAATTATTGGGGAGGAAATGTATTTACATGAAGAGAAAGGGACTGGTTTTGTAGTAATGATGCTCGAACGACAAAAGTAA